One genomic segment of Mycolicibacterium chubuense NBB4 includes these proteins:
- a CDS encoding type I polyketide synthase, protein MTFAFDEDALRNWLVDYLVTNIGCSPDEIDLDAPLSDLAVGSSDAVVLTGELSELLGRTVSPVEFWQYPTINALAKFLTGGEVEPLAEANLGSGAGRDHGADDEPIAVVGLGLRFPGDDGNIEGPEQYWQFLAEGRSAVRQVPADRWESFQIDSPEAAAALAGTSRWGSFLRDIDAFDAEFFDISPSEADKMDPQQRLMLEVTQEALEHAGIPAHTLRHSQTGVFAAACLGEYGYLSTVDLGDVDSWSGTGGALSIIANRVSYFFDLRGPSVTIDTACSSSLVTIHLACQSLRAGDSNLALAAGVNLLLSPAVTRSFDQLEAMSKTGQCHAFDAGADGFVRGEGCGVAVLKRLSDAQRDGDRILAVIRGSAVNQDGRSNGLMAPNPAAQMAVLRSAYAAAGVEPRDVDYVEAHGTGTLLGDPIEARALGTVLGRGRAADAPLLLGAVKSNLGHLEAAAGIAGFAKAVLALQHNQIPANRGYEKPNPHIPFDNLRLKVVAEPTDWTSPQGRPRRAGISSFGFGGTNAHVVIEQAPRTATTPRNGQAAPAATTLILSGKSPERIASQAAALADWMAGPGADVSLADVAHTLNHHRTQHGRFASVVARDRDQAIAGLQALAAGQTGPGVVPAQMGPRKRGTVFVYSGQGSQWAGMGRQLLADEPAFANAVAEIEPVFVEQVGFSLHDILAGGRPVTGDAQVQPVLMGLQLALTELWRCYGVHPDAVIGHSMGEVTAAVVAGALSLADGLKVIAQRSTIMSRLAGQGAVALVELDPDAAEAFVADHPSVEVAGYVSPRQTVVAGLPDEIDAVIAAVAGQDRFARRVNMEVASHTALMDPVLDDLRAALADLVPRTPTIPFLSTVAEPDSEPTLDADYWVANVRRPVRFSQAIAAAAAAEEIGTFIEVSANPILTYAINDTVASAQHHVSGTLARDADDTLTFHSVLNATLTSHPPETVHHSEPHVALPRTPWHHTSHWAIKKRAATGATAPRPGTVLGAHTAVAGPLAGHLWQARLAPQAKPYPNAHRFAGVEIVPLSVLLQTLSLAASQSGASALTDVRFDFPIALDSARVVQVFSDGDTITVSSAPAGAEAAAAQRWTRHVTAQVSAGSRADTDSVGAVDGSGYDPAALPELHNAWGIEGLAYPWTVESHESAQGEQRTTVGLAEASVAAALDAAVNLARLVDASTPGLMVPSSVAGVRFVDAPAEPRAVIAVRNRGRDGDDLVVDIAVTTADGASCVDLRGVRYSPVDSDAAAAVDADPRRVAHRLEWRPWSAEPAATAPATGSVAVIGDDGLAAALREQVTEGADVDDARYIVYVADSTGDSDQDVAVRLTTEVSALVGRLAERDPRNPATLWIVTRGVRESASEGALRQSPLWGLAGVIGAEQPQLWGGLVDVSEADTESDTEFDTASALVGVVPTAIKSVAVLRDGQFLVSSLAEMGAEPARETLRCRPDAAYLITGGLGVLGLLMADWLADRGARRVVLAGRTALPPRRQWDEVTDTELRDRVAAIRALEKRGVSVDTVALDIGSREAVTAMLDKRDADGAPPIRGVIHAAGMTEAQLLTEIERDRVHRTVWPKVAGARVLDEVFGPGSLDFLYLAASAGAVFGIPGQGAYAAGNAYLDALARSRHRAGDNTVSLDWVAWQGLGFGSDAAVVVSELERVGSRPVTATEAFAAWDFVTRFDVDQVVMAPMHSAEDAATVAADAHRPSAPTRNWSAMSAEELRTELESGLRTILATELRLPESDVHTDRPFAEMGLNSVMAMSIRREVERLVGLELSATMLFNHPTIGTFADYLAKQVAPDLEAGGDDAAEDSGDSLLDSLFDSIESN, encoded by the coding sequence ATGACCTTTGCTTTCGACGAGGACGCTCTACGGAACTGGTTGGTCGACTATCTGGTCACCAACATCGGTTGCAGTCCAGACGAAATCGATCTCGATGCACCGCTGAGCGACCTGGCCGTCGGGTCGAGCGATGCGGTCGTGTTGACCGGCGAGCTGTCGGAACTCCTGGGCCGGACCGTGTCTCCGGTCGAGTTCTGGCAGTACCCGACGATCAACGCGCTCGCGAAGTTCCTCACCGGTGGCGAGGTCGAGCCGCTGGCCGAGGCCAACCTGGGCAGTGGCGCCGGCCGAGATCACGGCGCGGACGACGAGCCGATCGCGGTGGTCGGGCTCGGCCTGCGCTTCCCCGGCGACGACGGCAACATCGAGGGACCCGAACAGTACTGGCAGTTCCTGGCGGAGGGCCGCTCGGCGGTGCGCCAGGTTCCCGCCGACCGCTGGGAGTCGTTCCAGATCGACTCGCCGGAGGCGGCCGCCGCGCTGGCGGGCACCAGCCGCTGGGGGTCGTTCCTGCGCGACATCGACGCGTTCGACGCGGAGTTCTTCGACATCTCGCCCAGCGAGGCCGACAAGATGGACCCGCAGCAGCGGTTGATGCTGGAGGTCACCCAGGAGGCGCTGGAGCACGCCGGCATCCCGGCCCACACGCTGCGGCATTCGCAGACCGGCGTGTTCGCCGCGGCCTGCCTGGGGGAGTACGGCTACCTGTCCACGGTGGACCTCGGCGACGTCGACTCCTGGTCCGGCACCGGAGGCGCGCTGTCCATCATCGCCAACCGGGTCTCGTACTTCTTCGACCTGCGCGGGCCGTCGGTGACCATCGACACCGCGTGTTCGTCGTCGCTGGTGACCATCCACCTGGCCTGCCAGAGCCTGCGCGCCGGTGACTCCAACCTTGCGCTGGCCGCCGGAGTGAACCTGCTGCTGTCACCCGCGGTGACCCGGAGCTTCGACCAACTCGAGGCGATGTCGAAGACGGGGCAGTGCCACGCGTTCGACGCCGGCGCGGACGGGTTCGTGCGCGGCGAGGGATGCGGTGTCGCGGTGCTCAAGCGGCTGTCCGACGCGCAGCGCGACGGAGACCGCATCCTCGCGGTGATCCGGGGCTCGGCGGTCAACCAGGACGGCCGCTCCAACGGCTTGATGGCCCCGAACCCGGCCGCCCAGATGGCGGTGCTGCGCTCCGCCTACGCCGCCGCCGGGGTCGAGCCTCGTGACGTCGACTACGTCGAGGCCCACGGCACCGGCACCCTGCTGGGCGACCCGATCGAGGCCCGCGCACTGGGCACCGTGCTCGGGCGCGGACGGGCCGCCGACGCGCCGCTGCTGCTCGGTGCGGTGAAGTCCAACCTGGGCCACCTGGAGGCGGCCGCGGGCATCGCCGGCTTCGCCAAGGCCGTGCTGGCGCTGCAGCACAACCAGATCCCGGCGAACCGGGGATACGAGAAGCCCAACCCGCACATCCCGTTCGACAACCTGCGCCTCAAGGTCGTCGCGGAACCGACCGACTGGACCTCCCCGCAGGGCCGCCCACGCCGGGCGGGCATCTCGTCGTTCGGCTTCGGCGGCACCAACGCCCACGTCGTCATCGAACAGGCACCCAGGACGGCGACGACGCCGCGCAACGGGCAGGCCGCACCGGCCGCGACCACGCTGATCCTGTCGGGCAAGTCGCCCGAGCGGATCGCGTCGCAGGCGGCCGCACTGGCCGACTGGATGGCCGGCCCCGGCGCCGACGTGTCGCTGGCCGACGTCGCCCACACGCTCAACCACCACCGCACCCAGCACGGCCGCTTCGCCTCCGTGGTGGCCCGCGATCGCGATCAGGCCATCGCCGGGCTGCAGGCGCTGGCTGCCGGGCAGACCGGCCCGGGCGTCGTGCCCGCGCAGATGGGGCCCCGCAAGCGCGGCACGGTGTTCGTCTACTCCGGGCAGGGGTCGCAGTGGGCCGGCATGGGCCGCCAGCTGCTGGCCGACGAACCCGCCTTCGCCAACGCCGTCGCCGAGATCGAACCCGTCTTCGTCGAGCAGGTCGGCTTCTCGCTGCACGACATCCTCGCCGGCGGCCGACCGGTCACCGGCGACGCCCAGGTCCAGCCGGTGCTGATGGGCCTGCAACTCGCCCTGACCGAACTGTGGCGCTGCTACGGCGTGCACCCCGACGCCGTCATCGGCCACTCCATGGGCGAGGTCACCGCCGCCGTCGTGGCCGGCGCGCTGAGCCTGGCCGACGGCCTCAAGGTCATCGCCCAACGCTCCACGATCATGTCGCGGCTGGCCGGACAGGGCGCCGTCGCGCTCGTCGAACTGGACCCCGACGCGGCCGAAGCGTTCGTCGCCGACCATCCGAGCGTCGAGGTCGCGGGGTACGTCTCGCCGCGCCAGACAGTGGTCGCGGGCCTGCCCGACGAGATCGACGCCGTCATCGCCGCCGTCGCCGGCCAGGACAGGTTCGCCCGCCGCGTCAACATGGAGGTCGCCTCCCACACCGCGTTGATGGACCCGGTGCTCGACGACCTGCGGGCCGCTCTCGCCGACCTCGTGCCCCGGACCCCGACCATCCCGTTCCTGTCGACCGTCGCCGAGCCGGACTCGGAGCCGACGCTGGACGCCGACTACTGGGTGGCCAACGTGCGCCGGCCGGTCCGGTTCAGCCAGGCCATCGCCGCCGCAGCCGCAGCCGAGGAGATCGGCACCTTCATCGAGGTCAGTGCCAACCCGATCCTGACCTACGCGATCAACGACACGGTGGCGTCGGCCCAGCATCACGTCTCGGGCACGCTGGCGCGCGACGCGGACGACACGCTGACGTTCCACTCCGTGCTCAACGCGACGTTGACCTCCCATCCGCCCGAGACCGTGCACCACAGCGAACCGCACGTCGCGCTGCCGAGGACGCCCTGGCACCACACGAGCCACTGGGCGATCAAGAAGCGCGCGGCGACGGGAGCCACGGCCCCGCGCCCGGGCACCGTTCTGGGCGCGCACACGGCGGTCGCCGGACCGCTCGCCGGGCACCTCTGGCAGGCACGGCTGGCGCCGCAGGCCAAGCCGTATCCGAACGCCCACCGTTTCGCCGGCGTCGAGATCGTGCCGCTGTCGGTGCTGCTGCAGACGCTGTCACTGGCGGCGAGCCAGTCGGGCGCCTCGGCGCTGACCGACGTGCGGTTCGACTTCCCGATCGCCCTCGACTCGGCGCGCGTCGTGCAGGTGTTCTCCGACGGCGACACCATCACGGTGTCCTCAGCGCCCGCCGGCGCCGAGGCTGCCGCAGCGCAGCGCTGGACCCGGCACGTCACCGCGCAGGTCTCCGCCGGGAGTCGGGCGGACACCGACAGTGTCGGCGCGGTGGACGGCTCGGGGTACGACCCGGCGGCGCTGCCCGAGTTGCACAACGCGTGGGGCATCGAGGGTCTCGCCTACCCGTGGACCGTGGAGTCGCACGAGTCCGCACAGGGGGAGCAGCGCACGACCGTCGGGCTCGCCGAGGCCTCCGTCGCCGCGGCGCTCGATGCCGCCGTCAACCTCGCCCGGCTCGTCGACGCGTCGACACCCGGCCTGATGGTGCCGTCCTCGGTGGCGGGCGTGCGATTCGTCGACGCGCCGGCCGAGCCGAGGGCGGTGATCGCCGTCCGCAACCGCGGCCGTGACGGTGACGACCTCGTCGTCGACATCGCGGTGACCACGGCCGACGGAGCGTCGTGTGTCGACCTGCGCGGGGTGCGTTACTCGCCGGTGGACTCCGACGCGGCGGCCGCTGTCGACGCCGATCCGCGCCGCGTCGCGCACCGGCTCGAGTGGCGACCGTGGTCGGCGGAACCGGCCGCAACGGCGCCCGCCACCGGGTCGGTCGCCGTGATCGGCGACGACGGCCTCGCCGCCGCGCTGCGCGAGCAGGTGACCGAGGGCGCCGACGTGGACGACGCCCGCTACATCGTCTACGTCGCGGACTCGACGGGCGACTCCGACCAGGACGTCGCCGTGCGGCTGACCACCGAGGTCTCCGCGCTCGTCGGCCGGCTCGCCGAGCGCGATCCCCGCAACCCGGCGACGCTGTGGATCGTCACCCGCGGCGTGCGCGAGTCCGCGTCCGAGGGGGCGCTGCGCCAGAGCCCGCTGTGGGGCCTGGCCGGCGTCATCGGTGCCGAGCAGCCGCAGTTGTGGGGCGGGCTGGTCGACGTCTCCGAGGCCGACACCGAGTCCGACACCGAGTTCGACACCGCCAGCGCGCTCGTCGGCGTTGTGCCCACCGCGATCAAATCGGTGGCGGTGCTGCGCGACGGACAGTTCCTGGTCTCGTCGCTGGCGGAGATGGGCGCCGAGCCGGCGCGGGAGACACTGCGCTGCCGGCCCGACGCCGCGTACCTGATCACCGGCGGGCTGGGCGTCCTCGGTCTGCTGATGGCCGACTGGCTCGCCGATCGCGGCGCACGCCGCGTCGTGCTGGCCGGCCGCACCGCGCTGCCGCCGCGGCGGCAGTGGGACGAGGTCACCGACACCGAGCTGCGGGACAGGGTCGCCGCGATCCGCGCCCTCGAGAAGCGCGGGGTGTCCGTGGACACCGTCGCCCTCGACATCGGTTCCCGCGAGGCCGTGACCGCGATGCTCGACAAGCGCGACGCCGACGGCGCCCCGCCGATCCGCGGTGTCATCCACGCCGCAGGGATGACCGAGGCGCAGCTGCTCACCGAGATCGAACGCGACCGCGTGCACCGCACCGTCTGGCCGAAGGTCGCCGGCGCCCGCGTCCTCGACGAGGTGTTCGGCCCGGGCAGCTTGGACTTCCTGTACCTGGCCGCGTCCGCGGGCGCGGTGTTCGGCATCCCCGGTCAGGGCGCCTACGCCGCGGGCAACGCGTACCTCGATGCGCTGGCCCGGTCTCGGCACCGCGCGGGCGACAACACCGTCAGCCTCGACTGGGTGGCCTGGCAGGGCCTGGGCTTCGGCAGCGACGCCGCCGTGGTGGTCTCGGAGCTCGAGCGCGTGGGGTCGCGTCCGGTCACCGCGACCGAGGCGTTCGCCGCGTGGGACTTCGTGACCCGCTTCGACGTCGATCAGGTCGTGATGGCGCCGATGCACTCCGCCGAGGACGCGGCCACGGTCGCCGCCGACGCCCACCGCCCGTCGGCGCCGACCCGCAACTGGTCGGCGATGTCGGCTGAGGAACTGCGGACCGAACTCGAGAGCGGCTTGCGCACCATCCTGGCCACCGAACTCCGCCTGCCCGAGAGCGACGTGCACACCGACCGCCCGTTCGCCGAGATGGGACTCAACTCGGTGATGGCGATGTCGATCCGCCGCGAGGTCGAGCGGCTGGTCGGTCTCGAGCTGTCGGCGACGATGTTGTTCAACCACCCGACGATCGGGACGTTCGCGGACTATCTGGCCAAGCAGGTCGCTCCGGACCTCGAGGCCGGCGGCGACGACGCCGCCGAGGACTCGGGCGACAGCCTGCTCGACTCGTTGTTCGACAGCATCGAATCGAACTGA
- a CDS encoding thioesterase II family protein: MTGGAGEAGTPGAAPPKLFIFPHAGGSAQYYVPFAKTFETDIKRVAVQYPGQRGKQDFAAFTSLPALADEVARMVSPEKEGSAHGGPIAFFGHSMGGLLAFEVARRFEAAGNPITALFVSAAAAPGHVGYEDIPDDDDGLLAAVSTMTGANPEFMKNPEFAAAILPTLRGLKAIANYTCLPEVKLSTPIHAYYGDDDEIATAAKVAPWAERTTAAFTAREFKGHHFYLNDHLGALVPDVEEKIWAALAARGS, translated from the coding sequence ATGACAGGAGGCGCTGGGGAGGCCGGCACACCGGGGGCCGCGCCGCCGAAGTTGTTCATCTTCCCGCACGCGGGTGGGTCGGCGCAGTACTACGTGCCGTTCGCGAAGACCTTCGAGACCGACATCAAGCGGGTGGCGGTGCAGTACCCGGGGCAGCGCGGCAAGCAGGACTTCGCCGCCTTCACGAGCCTGCCCGCACTGGCCGACGAAGTCGCCAGGATGGTCTCCCCGGAGAAGGAAGGCAGTGCCCACGGCGGTCCCATCGCCTTCTTCGGGCACAGCATGGGCGGGCTGCTCGCGTTCGAGGTGGCCCGGCGGTTCGAGGCGGCCGGCAACCCGATCACGGCGCTGTTCGTCTCGGCGGCTGCCGCCCCGGGCCATGTCGGCTACGAGGACATTCCCGACGACGACGACGGTCTGCTGGCGGCGGTCAGCACGATGACGGGCGCCAACCCGGAGTTCATGAAGAACCCCGAGTTCGCCGCGGCGATCCTGCCGACCCTGCGCGGGCTGAAGGCCATCGCGAACTACACCTGCCTGCCCGAGGTCAAGCTCTCGACCCCCATCCACGCGTACTACGGTGACGACGACGAGATCGCCACCGCCGCGAAAGTGGCCCCGTGGGCTGAGCGGACCACGGCGGCGTTCACCGCGCGGGAGTTCAAGGGCCACCACTTCTATCTCAACGACCACCTGGGCGCACTGGTACCCGACGTCGAGGAGAAAATCTGGGCGGCCCTGGCCGCCCGCGGTTCCTGA
- a CDS encoding AMP-binding protein, whose amino-acid sequence MPLLEPTIPGLLADRARLQPDDVAYTFIDYDVDPNGFAETLTWSQVYQRVQVVAAELLRHGSKGDRAAILAPQGLEYIIAFYGAMAAGFIAVPLPVPALGQLDERVNGALRDCQPVAVLTTSAVVHDIMTYVGSLQGGTPPQVIEVDALDFDTPREATVDVGQLPKTAYLQYTSGSTRAPAGVIMTHKNVIANLEQIFTDYMSHRGGVPPQDTTLVSWLPFYHDMGLIQGVFAALLCPPDAGETKWGRPAIVMSPVAFLQKPARWIQQLALNPHAWSSAPNFAFELSVRRTSDADLEGMDLGGLLGIISGSERIHSATIRRFNERFAKFNMPETTIRPSYGLAEATLYVISAPTGHTPSTVRFDYEKLAAGHAERCGNDAGTELVTYGAPRSSTVRIVDPETRTENPDGKVGEIWVHGDQVAMGYWRDPQKTERTFGGEVVNPSEGTPVGPWLRTGDLGVMSEGEMFIIGRIKDLLIVDGRNHYPDDIEATIQEITGGRVAAISVLDETSEQLVAVVEMKKKGSSEEEALDKLRAVKREVASAIKRSHSVRVADLVLVAPGSIPITTSGKIRRSACVDRYRHDEFSRLDVTT is encoded by the coding sequence ATGCCGTTGCTTGAGCCGACCATTCCTGGCTTGCTCGCTGATCGGGCGCGACTGCAGCCCGACGATGTGGCCTACACCTTCATCGACTACGACGTCGATCCCAACGGGTTCGCCGAGACGCTGACGTGGTCACAGGTCTACCAGAGAGTCCAGGTCGTCGCAGCGGAACTTCTGCGCCACGGGAGCAAGGGCGACCGTGCCGCGATCCTCGCTCCGCAAGGGCTCGAGTACATCATCGCGTTCTACGGCGCCATGGCCGCCGGCTTCATCGCCGTGCCGCTGCCGGTGCCCGCACTGGGTCAGCTCGACGAGCGGGTGAACGGCGCGCTGCGCGACTGCCAGCCCGTCGCGGTGCTCACCACGTCCGCCGTCGTGCACGACATCATGACCTATGTCGGCTCACTGCAGGGCGGTACGCCGCCACAGGTGATCGAGGTGGACGCGCTGGACTTCGACACGCCGCGCGAGGCGACCGTTGATGTCGGGCAGCTGCCCAAGACGGCGTACCTGCAGTACACCTCGGGGTCGACTCGGGCGCCGGCCGGCGTGATCATGACCCACAAGAACGTGATCGCGAACCTCGAGCAGATCTTCACCGATTACATGTCGCATCGCGGCGGCGTGCCCCCGCAGGACACCACCCTGGTGTCGTGGCTGCCCTTCTACCACGACATGGGTCTGATCCAGGGCGTCTTCGCGGCCCTGCTGTGCCCGCCGGACGCGGGCGAGACGAAGTGGGGTCGCCCCGCGATCGTGATGAGCCCCGTGGCGTTCCTGCAGAAGCCGGCCCGCTGGATCCAGCAGCTGGCCCTCAACCCGCACGCGTGGTCGTCGGCGCCCAACTTTGCCTTCGAGCTGTCCGTGCGCCGCACCTCCGACGCCGACCTGGAGGGCATGGACCTCGGCGGCCTGCTCGGCATCATCAGCGGCAGCGAGCGCATCCACTCGGCGACCATCCGCCGGTTCAACGAGCGGTTCGCGAAGTTCAACATGCCCGAGACGACGATCCGGCCGTCCTACGGCCTGGCCGAGGCAACGCTGTACGTCATCTCCGCGCCCACCGGCCACACGCCGTCGACGGTGCGCTTCGACTACGAGAAGCTCGCGGCCGGTCACGCCGAGCGGTGCGGCAACGACGCAGGCACCGAGCTGGTCACCTACGGCGCCCCGCGGTCCTCGACCGTGCGCATCGTCGATCCCGAGACCCGCACCGAGAACCCCGACGGCAAGGTCGGCGAGATCTGGGTGCACGGCGACCAGGTCGCGATGGGCTACTGGCGCGACCCGCAGAAGACCGAGCGCACGTTCGGCGGCGAGGTCGTGAACCCGTCCGAGGGCACCCCGGTGGGCCCGTGGCTGCGCACAGGCGACCTGGGCGTGATGAGCGAGGGCGAGATGTTCATCATCGGCCGCATCAAAGACCTGCTGATCGTCGACGGACGCAATCACTACCCGGACGACATCGAGGCCACCATCCAGGAGATCACCGGCGGCCGCGTCGCAGCGATCTCGGTGCTCGACGAGACCAGCGAGCAGCTCGTCGCCGTCGTCGAGATGAAGAAGAAGGGCAGCTCCGAGGAGGAGGCCCTCGACAAGCTCCGCGCGGTCAAGCGTGAGGTCGCGTCGGCGATCAAGCGCTCCCACAGCGTGCGGGTGGCCGACCTCGTTCTGGTCGCCCCCGGCTCGATTCCCATCACCACCAGCGGAAAGATACGGCGCTCGGCGTGCGTGGATCGGTACCGCCACGACGAGTTCAGCCGGTTGGACGTCACTACATGA
- a CDS encoding AMP-binding protein, producing the protein MPVLTAPSVTTIPALLAQRVREQPDDTAYTFVDYEADPAGVAESLTWSELHDRVRAVADKLAKLGSPGDRAVVLAPQGLDYIIGFLGAIEAGFIAVPLTMPQLRQHDERVTGAMKDSTPVAVLTTSAVVDDIRRYGQADPRQRAPKFLEVDTLDFESPARPAAPASLPKTAYLQYTSGSTRLPAGVVVTHKNVLVNIEELLADYYESYPDGAPEDTTIVSWLPFYHDMGLIVGVFIPITLGRPGVLMSPIAFMQKPARWMQQLGSHPRAFTAAPNFAFELAVKRTTDEDMAGKDLSTVAVMINGAERVHGTTVRRFNERFAAFGLPDSAMRPSYGLAEATVYVVASAGGRPPTSVRFDYEKLAAGHAERCDDDQSGAEQIGLGAPRSTTVRVVDPETCVENPAGKIGEVWLHGEHVAGGYYQNPELTRKHFAGQLAEPSQGTPKGPWLRTGDLGVMFDDELYIVGRIKDLLIVDGRNHYPDDIEGTVAEFTGGRVAAISVPDGASERLVVIAELKKQIDPSELETVKQQVTSAISMTHSVRLSEFVLVPPGSLPLTTSGKVRRAMSADMFRDDVFNRLDSAR; encoded by the coding sequence ATGCCCGTACTGACGGCACCTTCTGTCACCACCATTCCCGCGCTGCTCGCGCAGCGGGTGCGTGAGCAACCCGACGACACCGCCTACACCTTCGTCGACTATGAGGCCGACCCCGCCGGCGTCGCCGAGAGCCTGACCTGGTCGGAGCTGCACGACCGGGTGCGGGCCGTCGCCGACAAGCTCGCGAAGCTCGGGTCGCCCGGGGACCGCGCCGTGGTTCTCGCCCCGCAGGGCCTCGACTACATCATCGGGTTCCTCGGCGCCATCGAGGCCGGCTTCATCGCCGTGCCGCTGACGATGCCGCAGCTGCGCCAGCACGACGAGCGGGTGACCGGGGCGATGAAGGACTCCACGCCCGTCGCCGTGCTGACGACCTCGGCCGTCGTCGACGACATCCGCCGGTACGGCCAGGCCGACCCCCGGCAGCGGGCGCCGAAGTTCCTCGAGGTCGACACGCTGGACTTCGAGTCGCCGGCCCGGCCGGCGGCCCCGGCGTCGCTGCCGAAGACCGCCTACCTGCAGTACACGTCGGGCTCCACCCGGCTGCCCGCCGGAGTGGTCGTCACCCACAAGAACGTCCTCGTCAACATCGAGGAGCTGCTCGCCGATTACTACGAGAGCTACCCCGACGGCGCGCCGGAGGACACCACAATCGTGTCGTGGCTGCCCTTCTACCACGACATGGGGCTGATCGTCGGCGTCTTCATCCCGATCACGCTCGGCCGGCCCGGCGTGCTGATGAGCCCGATCGCGTTCATGCAGAAGCCGGCCCGCTGGATGCAGCAGCTGGGCTCGCACCCCCGCGCCTTCACCGCGGCGCCGAACTTCGCGTTCGAGCTGGCGGTCAAGCGCACCACCGACGAGGACATGGCCGGCAAGGACCTGAGCACCGTCGCCGTCATGATCAACGGCGCCGAGCGGGTGCACGGCACGACCGTGCGCCGCTTCAACGAGCGGTTCGCGGCGTTCGGACTGCCCGATTCGGCGATGCGCCCGTCCTACGGACTGGCCGAGGCGACGGTGTACGTGGTGGCCTCGGCGGGTGGGCGGCCGCCGACGTCGGTGCGCTTCGACTACGAGAAGCTGGCCGCCGGGCACGCCGAGCGCTGCGATGACGATCAGAGCGGGGCCGAGCAGATCGGCCTCGGGGCGCCGCGCTCGACGACGGTGCGGGTGGTCGATCCCGAGACGTGCGTGGAGAATCCCGCGGGCAAGATCGGCGAGGTGTGGCTGCACGGCGAGCACGTGGCCGGTGGCTACTACCAGAATCCGGAGTTGACGCGGAAGCACTTCGCCGGGCAGCTGGCTGAGCCCAGCCAGGGCACCCCGAAGGGGCCGTGGCTGCGCACCGGGGACCTCGGCGTGATGTTCGACGACGAGCTCTACATCGTCGGCCGCATCAAGGACCTGCTCATCGTCGACGGGCGCAACCACTACCCCGACGACATCGAGGGCACCGTCGCCGAGTTCACCGGCGGCCGGGTCGCCGCGATCTCGGTGCCCGACGGGGCCTCCGAGCGGTTGGTGGTGATCGCCGAGCTGAAGAAGCAGATCGATCCCTCCGAACTGGAGACGGTGAAACAGCAGGTGACGTCGGCGATCTCGATGACTCACAGCGTGCGGCTGTCAGAGTTCGTACTGGTTCCGCCCGGGTCGCTGCCGTTGACCACCAGCGGCAAGGTGCGCCGCGCCATGAGCGCCGACATGTTCCGCGATGACGTTTTCAACCGGTTGGACAGCGCTAGATGA